A window of Exiguobacterium sp. FSL W8-0210 contains these coding sequences:
- the rpsI gene encoding 30S ribosomal protein S9 yields the protein MADVRYYGTGRRKHAAARVFLVAGDGKVTVNGRDISEYFGYETLIMTAKEPLVITETEGKYDVIVTVKGGGFTGQAGAIRHGISRALLQADPEFRGALKAKGFLTRDARMKERKKYGLKAARRAPQFSKR from the coding sequence ATGGCAGATGTACGTTACTACGGCACTGGTCGCCGGAAACACGCGGCAGCGCGCGTTTTCCTCGTTGCTGGAGACGGTAAAGTCACAGTTAACGGTCGCGATATCAGCGAATACTTCGGTTATGAGACATTGATCATGACTGCAAAAGAACCACTCGTAATCACAGAAACAGAAGGCAAGTACGATGTAATCGTAACGGTCAAAGGCGGCGGCTTCACTGGTCAAGCAGGCGCTATCCGTCACGGTATCTCACGTGCTCTTCTTCAAGCGGATCCAGAATTCCGCGGCGCACTCAAAGCGAAAGGCTTCTTGACTCGTGATGCTCGTATGAAAGAGCGTAAAAAATACGGTCTTAAAGCAGCTCGTCGTGCACCACAATTCTCGAAACGTTAA
- the rplM gene encoding 50S ribosomal protein L13 — protein sequence MRTTFMAKATDVERKWLLIDAEGKTLGRLASEVSSLLRGKHKPTFTPHVDCGDNVILINVEKIVLTGNKLDKKVYYRHSGHPGGLKQTVARDMLANKPERMLELAIKGMLPKGSLGRQMFNKLHVYAGAAHKHEAQQPEVYELRG from the coding sequence ATGCGCACAACTTTCATGGCGAAAGCTACTGATGTAGAACGCAAATGGCTCCTTATCGACGCTGAAGGTAAAACACTCGGTCGCCTTGCGAGCGAAGTTTCATCACTTCTCCGTGGTAAGCACAAGCCTACGTTCACACCACACGTTGACTGTGGGGATAACGTTATCCTCATCAACGTTGAGAAAATCGTTTTAACTGGTAACAAACTCGACAAAAAAGTCTACTACCGTCACTCTGGTCATCCAGGCGGCTTGAAGCAGACTGTTGCACGCGATATGCTTGCTAACAAACCTGAGCGCATGCTTGAACTCGCGATCAAAGGGATGCTTCCAAAAGGTAGCCTCGGTCGTCAAATGTTCAACAAACTCCACGTCTACGCTGGAGCTGCACACAAGCACGAAGCACAACAACCAGAAGTTTACGAACTTCGCGGTTAA
- the truA gene encoding tRNA pseudouridine(38-40) synthase TruA, translating to MRRLKCTIQYDGTGYAGYQVQPNGLTIQEVIETTLARMHKHPVKIIGSGRTDARVHAYGQVIHFDTELAIPPENVVKALNTLLPADIRVRSCEEVEPTFEARYDVVGKEYRYFVRREENAFRRNLSVHIPYPLDLERIRQGMAHLVGTHDFSSFCVAKTETDNRIRTIYEAELMTVGDELVFRFQGSGFLYNQIRIMVGTLLDVGRGRFAPEDIKKMLLAKDRNVAGVTAPPHGLYLWEVFYPE from the coding sequence ATGCGTCGTTTAAAATGTACGATTCAGTATGACGGAACCGGCTATGCCGGGTATCAGGTGCAACCAAACGGATTGACGATTCAAGAAGTGATTGAAACGACACTTGCGCGGATGCACAAACATCCCGTCAAGATCATCGGGTCGGGACGGACGGATGCGAGGGTGCATGCCTACGGGCAAGTCATTCATTTTGATACGGAACTAGCGATTCCACCGGAGAACGTCGTCAAGGCACTGAATACGCTCTTACCAGCGGATATTCGTGTCCGGAGCTGCGAGGAGGTCGAACCGACCTTTGAAGCGCGTTACGATGTCGTAGGGAAGGAATACCGCTATTTCGTCCGCCGTGAAGAAAATGCGTTTCGTCGGAATCTATCGGTTCATATTCCGTATCCGCTCGATCTCGAGCGCATCCGTCAAGGGATGGCACATCTCGTCGGTACGCACGATTTCAGTTCGTTCTGTGTCGCAAAGACGGAAACGGATAACCGAATCCGGACGATTTACGAGGCAGAGTTGATGACAGTCGGTGACGAACTCGTCTTTCGGTTCCAGGGCAGTGGGTTTCTCTATAATCAAATTCGGATCATGGTCGGGACGTTACTTGACGTCGGACGCGGTCGTTTTGCACCAGAGGACATCAAAAAAATGTTGCTGGCAAAGGACCGGAACGTTGCAGGCGTGACGGCGCCTCCCCATGGACTCTATCTATGGGAAGTTTTCTATCCGGAGTGA
- a CDS encoding energy-coupling factor transporter transmembrane component T family protein: MIVGQHIPGQSYLHRSSALAKIIFAFCFIPLVFLANNAATNIFLLIFTFLALMSSRLPLRYVLKGLRPILFLIVFTFVIQLFFTREGAVLFEFGWLRIYEEGLRLAIIVSLRFFYLVSITTLVTLTTSPIELTDAIELLLKPFKVVRVPTHEIALMLSISLRFLPTLAEETEKIMKAQQARGVDLSAGPIKERLRAIIPLLIPLFISAFKRAEDLATAMEARGYRGGEGRTRLRESKWTMRDTGLMILLVLLTISLVGLRGIG; the protein is encoded by the coding sequence ATGATCGTTGGACAACATATTCCCGGTCAGTCGTACTTGCATCGGTCGTCGGCACTTGCGAAGATCATCTTTGCTTTCTGCTTCATTCCGCTCGTCTTTCTCGCAAACAATGCAGCAACGAACATCTTTTTACTCATCTTTACGTTCTTAGCACTCATGAGTAGTCGCTTACCGCTTCGTTATGTTCTAAAGGGACTGCGACCGATTCTTTTCCTGATCGTCTTTACGTTCGTCATCCAGCTGTTCTTTACACGTGAAGGGGCTGTCCTCTTTGAGTTCGGCTGGCTCCGGATCTATGAAGAAGGATTGCGACTCGCGATCATCGTCTCATTACGTTTCTTCTATCTTGTCTCGATCACGACACTCGTCACGCTGACGACCTCACCGATCGAATTGACAGATGCGATTGAGTTGTTGTTAAAGCCGTTCAAGGTCGTCCGTGTCCCGACGCATGAGATCGCGCTCATGTTATCGATCTCGCTTCGGTTCTTACCAACCTTAGCGGAGGAGACGGAGAAAATCATGAAGGCACAGCAAGCACGTGGTGTTGATTTATCGGCAGGACCAATCAAGGAACGTTTACGGGCGATCATTCCGTTATTGATTCCGTTGTTCATCTCCGCCTTTAAGCGGGCAGAGGATCTTGCGACAGCAATGGAAGCGCGGGGATACCGTGGAGGAGAGGGACGGACACGTCTACGGGAATCCAAGTGGACGATGCGGGATACAGGTCTGATGATCCTACTCGTCCTCCTGACGATCAGTTTAGTAGGATTGCGAGGGATCGGTTAA